A region of Vigna radiata var. radiata cultivar VC1973A chromosome 10, Vradiata_ver6, whole genome shotgun sequence DNA encodes the following proteins:
- the LOC106776154 gene encoding serine/threonine-protein kinase STY17, which produces MESKNPARFTLGKQSSLAPERHNEGAEPKNEGNAVDQGVRLMYSAFEGDVDGIREVLESGVSVNYKDIDYRTALHVASCEGFTDVADLLLQKGAEVDAKDRWGSTPLADAIFYKRNDVIKLLEKHGAKPLMAPMHVNHAREVPEYEINPEELDFTNSVEITKGTFCSALWRGTEVAVKKLGEEVISDEEKVKAFRDELALFQKIRHPNVIQFLGAVTQSSPMMIVTEYLPKGDLRDFLKRKGALKPSTAVRFALDIARGVGYLHENKPSPIIHRDLEPSNILRDDSGHLKVADFGVSKLLAVKEDKPLTCQETSCRYVAPEVFKQEEYDTKVDVFSFALILQEMIEGCPPFSAKQEDEVPKVYAAKERPPFRAPSKHYSHGIRELIEECWNENPAMRPTFRQIITRLEFIYNAIGQKRRWKVRPLKCFQNLEALLKRDHSNGSSRGSSRSKSSRI; this is translated from the exons ATGGAATCCAAAAACCCTGCGAGGTTTACGCTGGGGAAGCAGTCATCGCTTGCCCCAGAACGCCATAACGAAGGAGCGGAACCTAAAAACGAAGGAAACGCTGTTGATCAGGGTGTGAGGTTGATGTACTCGGCGTTCGAAGGGGATGTGGATGGTATTCGCGAGGTGTTAGAGTCTGGTGTGAGTGTGAATTACAAGGATATTGATTATCGCACTGCTCTTCATGTCGCATCATGTGAGGGCTTCACTGATGTCGCTGATTTGTTACTCCAAAAAGGTGCTGAAGTTGACGCTAAAGATCGATGGGGGAGCACG CCACTTGCAGatgctattttttataaaagaaatgacGTGATCAAACTATTGGAGAAGCATGGAGCAAAGCCACTG ATGGCCCCTATGCATGTTAATCACGCGCGTGAAGTCCCAGAGTATGAAATAAATCCAGAAGAGCTCGATTTTACCAACAGTGTGGAGATAACGAAG GGGACTTTCTGTAGTGCATTGTGGCGTGGAACAGAGGTTGCAGTAAAAAAGCTTGGGGAGGAAGTAATTAGTGATGAGGAGAAAGT GAAGGCTTTCAGAGATGAACTTGCCTTGTTCCAGAAGATCCGgcatccaaatgtcatccaattTCTGGGTGCTGTGACTCAGAGCAGTCCAATGATGATTGTGACAGAATATCTTCCCAAG GGAGATCTTCGTGATTTCTTGAAAAGAAAGGGAGCTTTGAAACCATCTACAGCTGTGAGATTCGCACTTGATATTGCTAG GGGAGTGGGTTATTTGCATGAAAATAAGCCATCACCCATTATTCACCGTGATCTTGAACCTTC TAATATATTGCGGGATGATTCTGGGCACCTAAAAGTTGCAGACTTTGGGGTTAGCAAGTTGCTGGCCGTTAAAGAAGACAAGCCTCTAACATGCCAAGAAACCTCCT GCCGGTATGTGGCTCCGGAAGTTTTCAAACAAGAAGAATATGACACCAAAGTGGATGTATTTTCATTTGCACTAATTCTACAAGAG ATGATTGAAGGCTGCCCTCCTTTTTCTGCAAAGCAAGAAGATGAAGTTCCTAAGGTGTATGCTGCCAAAGAGCGTCCACCTTTTCGAGCTCCATCCAAACATTACTCCCATGGAATTAGAGA ATTGATTGAGGAGTGCTGGAATGAAAATCCAGCTATGAGGCCAACATTCAGGCAAATTATAACAAGGCTGGAGTTCATCTACAACGCAATCGGTCAAAAAAGACGTTGGAAG GTTAGGCCATTGAAATGTTTCCAAAATCTGGAAGCCTTGTTAAAGAGAGATCATTCAAATGGTAGCAGTCGTGGTTCATCTCGCTCTAAATCCAGCAGAATATGA
- the LOC106774934 gene encoding calcium sensing receptor, chloroplastic-like, producing the protein MEISAMASSTTPRPSLPTPSPYPVVTTFTKHQPRRNHIALPTSSAISLLALFAPPNEAKVVVSIAKDHIVEKTIDKVQEVGSSVLDTTQRVVEVIGNALKPGIETALSIVQQVGEEVLKIASPAIFEASKKAQSFMEEEFLEDEFGRRCFEVETTMMSFRPLVG; encoded by the exons ATGGAGATTTCTGCCATGGCTTCTTCAACTACTCCAAGACCTTCTCTTCCAACTCCTTCTCCATACCCGGTAGTCACCACTTTTACCAAACATCAACCCAGACGCAACCATATAGCATTGCCAACCTCATCCGCCATTTCGCTCCTCGCTCTCTTCGCCCCTCCCAACGAAGCCAAAGTCGTTGTCTCCATCGCCAAGGACCATATT gTTGAGAAAACGATTGACAAGGTTCAGGAAGTGGGTTCGAGTGTTCTGGACACGACACAACGTGTTGTTGAGGTAATTGGGAACGCTTTGAAGCCTGGCATCGAAACGGCGTTGTCGATTGTGCAGCAAGTTGGGGAAGAGGTCTTGAAAATTGCTTCCCCTGCCATTTTTGAAGCTTCTAAGAAAGCCCAATCTTTCATGGAAGAAGAGTTCTTGGAAGACGAGTTTGGAAGACGATGTTTTGAAGTAGAAACAACTATGATGAGTTTTCGTCCTCTGGTGGGGTGA
- the LOC111242712 gene encoding putative nuclear RNA export factor SDE5, giving the protein MTGIWREKNKPDVSSWKHDQLHQNMEDFLFKMLGDGFQLDRNMIRQVLDTCGYDIQKLMPLEKLRVRWDRHIGNLMLIPAVLKWLD; this is encoded by the exons ATGACTGGAATCTGGCGTGAAAAAAATAAGCCAGATGTTTCGAGTTGGAAGCATGATCAGCTTCACCAGAACATGGAagatttcttatttaaaatgcTTGGAGATGGCTTTCAGCTTGACAGAAATATGATTCGACAAGTTCTTG ATACTTGCGGGTACGATATTCAGAAG TTGATGCCCTTAGAGAAATTGCGAGTGCGATGGGATCGGCATATTGGAAATTTGATGCTGATTCCTGCAGTATTGAAATGGTTGGACTAA
- the LOC111242638 gene encoding oil body-associated protein 2B-like: MASTDKSPEPSSAKGPEPTPGKAMGVGQHMIDKGAMMIQSLEPIKQISHHACSFAIYSHDMSRQIETHHYCSRLHQNLIQCAVYDSDESDARLFGLLFFTLILFQLSQNLIYDFAVTCNL, encoded by the coding sequence ATGGCCTCCACGGACAAGTCACCAGAACCGAGTTCGGCAAAGGGTCCGGAACCAACTCCTGGAAAGGCGATGGGAGTGGGACAACACATGATCGACAAGGGTGCAATGATGATACAGTCACTGGAGCCCATAAAGCAGATTAGTCACCACGCGTGTTCCTTCGCCATCTATAGCCACGACATGTCTCGCCAGATAGAGACTCACCACTACTGCTCCAGACTTCACCAAAATCTCATCCAATGCGCCGTCTACGATTCTGATGAATCTGATGCTCGTCTTTTCGgtcttctttttttcactctCATTTTGTTTCAACTTTCTCAAAacttaatatatgattttgctgtaacctgtaacctgtaa